TTTTCTTGCTCTGATCGCCGTCATTGTGCACGGCTCCTGTAGCTGCCGTCGATCAGTTCGCAATTCAGGAGCACCGACTGAATGACCGTGTATGAGGACGTTTGGATGCTCGCCGCGACTCCGATCCTCTCGCCTACGGCGGGGTACACGATGCTCGCAATCTTCAGTGTCTTGTGGATTGCATTGGGCATCTGGTGGGGACGTCGAGCCAGTACGTATGAAGGTTTCGCGGTGGCGGGACGCAACGTCGGACTCGCCCTTGGCACCGCAACCGCAGTCGCGACTTGGATCACATCCAACACGACAATGCTGGCTCCCCAATTCGCATTGCAACTTGGCATTTGGGGCGCCCTAGCGTATTGCACGGCGAGTTTCGGACTTTTCGCCTTCGCACCGATGAGCGGTCGTATCCGCCAATTGATGCCTGAGGGCTATACGGCGGTCGAGTTTGTGCGCCGGCGATACGGCCTCGTCGCGACGGTGCCGTTTCTCATCATTTCTTTATTTTACGCGATCACTTGGTTGATCTCGATGTCAATGGCGGGCGGCAAGTTGCTCGAGGTGTTGGCGGGGATTCCCTACGAGGTTGGGATGACCGTGGTGATCACGGTATGTGTCGCTTACACACTCTTCGGTGGCATGTATGCGGTCATCGGTACTGACTTTATCCAGAGCCTGATCATTTTGATCGGGTTGGTCGTCGTCACGATTGCCGTTCTGTCGCAGGTCGAGATTGCCGATGTTCACGAGAAATTGCAAGCCGATCGACCGATGCTGCTATCGATCTTCTTTCCAGCAGCATTAATGGCTATTTTCAATAACATGCTTTTTGGGTTTGGTGAGATCTTCCACAGCAATGTTTGGTGGAGCCGAGCATTCGCAATGCGCGCAGGCGTCGGCCCCAAAGCTTACGTGTTGGGCGGTCTGCTTTGGTTGCCAATTCCCATCGTCGCAGGTTTCTTGGGCTTGGCGGCGCCGGCTCTGGGAATTGGCATCAGCCAGCCCGATACAGTGGGGCCATTGGTCGCCGCAACATTACTCGGTGATGTCGGTGCGGTGCTCGTGTTTATCGTCGTGTTCTGCTCGTTGGCGTCGAGCATTGACTCACTACTGGCGGCGACGTCCGACCTCGTCGTCAATGATATTGCTGAGCCGCTCGTGCCGGGCAGCGTCACGCAGCGGCAGAAGCGCCTGTGGTCCGGGGTGAGCATCGTTGCCCTCGGTGGTCTGGCCTGGGCGGTGGCACTGCCCAATGTGTCTGACTTGGCGACTGTGCTGTTCTTTGCCGGGCCACTTGTGGGTAGCTGCATTTGGCCGATCGTCGGAGGACTGTACTATCGACGTCCTGGTCCCATCGCTGCAGCCTCCGCAATGGTTGCTGGCAGCCTGATCGGACTTGCGGCTTATTTCTTGATAGGTTGGATGGTGGCGTCGCTTGTCGGTGCAGCGGTTTCCGGAATCGTATTTGCAGTCCTGGTTTGGCTGCGGCCCAATGGCTACGATTTTAAGTTGTTATCTGCCCCCGCTACGCGACCCCAAGACGTCGCTGACGATGGCAGCTCATCTGTTTCTCCAGCGGGAGCGTGAGACATGTTCCCACTTTGGTTGCTTCAATTTCTTGTGATTGGTGGTTTGGTGCTGACTTGTGTCGGCATCGTCACACTAATCGTTTTCCTGGTGATCGATACGCGGGACAAACAGATATGGTGAGTACGACAGAGATGGCCGCCAATTCTAAAGGGCCGCGATTGTGGCCCGAGCCGCTCTTGGCGGTCACCAACGGCGTTGTGGATCGAGAAGCTCTCGCAGATCTCGCGGGCAAGTCCATTCTGAATCCCCGGCAGCTCGACCGCCGGACAGTGACCGCCATCGCCCAGCTCGCGGCGCTATTGGAATCACGAAACGTCGAGATGGATAAACCACTTGACGGCAAAATTGCGATCACCGCCTTCTTCGAAGCCAGCACGCGGACGCGGCTGTCATTCGAGAGTGCTGTGTTGAGGCTCGATGGCAAAGTCCTCTCAGTACCCGACGGACAGGTCACTGGGATCGCCAAAGGGGAATCGATCGCAGACATCGGTGAAATGTTCAATACCTACGGCGACGTCGTGATTATGCGGCATCCTGACACGAACTCGATGGAGGAAATCAGTAAGAATCTGCATCGTCCGCTCATCAATGCCGGCAACGGGTCGGGGCATCATCCTACCCAGGCCTTGATCGATTGGTACGCATTGTTGAAGTGGCGTCCGGATCTGTCACGCATCATCTGCCCCGCCGACAAACAAATCCATATCGGGATCATCGGCACTCCCGGCTCGATGCGGGCGGTCAAAAGCTTTTTGCGGCTCGCGCTGATGTTCGCAGGTTCGGTTAAAAAGATCACCATCATCTCTGAACTGGCGGATCCAGTAGGATTGGATTTGACTGAACCGATTGAAGAATCACCCATTCCGATCGACATCACCAACGACGTACATCAAGTCCTACCAAACCTCGACGTTGTCTATGTCAACTCGATTGCGTTTTTAGGCGATAGCTATCGAAACCTAGACGCTCGCTACCAACTGGATTGCAATAGCAACCTCAAACCAGGGGCGGTGATCTTACATCCGCTCGCTCGTAACAAAGAGCTGTCGGTCGAACTGGATGACACCGACCACAACCTGTACTTCGCTCAGGCAGCCGGCGCCGTGTTCGTTCGCCAGGCCGTGCTCGCCTCGGTCCTCGATCGCCTCGACCGCATCACCGGCATCGACAACGCCTAATCTCCCCTCGCCCCATTTCCTCTCTCCCCCTCTCCCTCATGTGTGGCATCACCGGTTTCTGGAACCCGCGACGAAATAGCGAACGCGAACTCCGCTCGACGCTCGACGGCATGCTCGACGTGCTCGACCACCGCGGTCCCGACGAACGCGGGAGTCGACTGTTTGTCGATCAAGGGCTCGCCCTTGGGCACACGCGGCTGTCGATCATTGGTTTGGATTGCGGGCATCAACCCATCTCGACAACCGACGGCGATTACGCCGTGACCGTCAATGGAGAACTCTACAACTACAAGACCATCCGTACGCAGCTGGCCTGTGAGAAATTCGAGTGCAATGGCAAGAGTGACAGCGCGATCACGCTACCGCTGTACCTTAAGTACGGTCTGGGAATGGTTGAG
This genomic window from Allorhodopirellula heiligendammensis contains:
- a CDS encoding aspartate/ornithine carbamoyltransferase family protein; the encoded protein is MAANSKGPRLWPEPLLAVTNGVVDREALADLAGKSILNPRQLDRRTVTAIAQLAALLESRNVEMDKPLDGKIAITAFFEASTRTRLSFESAVLRLDGKVLSVPDGQVTGIAKGESIADIGEMFNTYGDVVIMRHPDTNSMEEISKNLHRPLINAGNGSGHHPTQALIDWYALLKWRPDLSRIICPADKQIHIGIIGTPGSMRAVKSFLRLALMFAGSVKKITIISELADPVGLDLTEPIEESPIPIDITNDVHQVLPNLDVVYVNSIAFLGDSYRNLDARYQLDCNSNLKPGAVILHPLARNKELSVELDDTDHNLYFAQAAGAVFVRQAVLASVLDRLDRITGIDNA
- a CDS encoding sodium:solute symporter family protein; this translates as MTVYEDVWMLAATPILSPTAGYTMLAIFSVLWIALGIWWGRRASTYEGFAVAGRNVGLALGTATAVATWITSNTTMLAPQFALQLGIWGALAYCTASFGLFAFAPMSGRIRQLMPEGYTAVEFVRRRYGLVATVPFLIISLFYAITWLISMSMAGGKLLEVLAGIPYEVGMTVVITVCVAYTLFGGMYAVIGTDFIQSLIILIGLVVVTIAVLSQVEIADVHEKLQADRPMLLSIFFPAALMAIFNNMLFGFGEIFHSNVWWSRAFAMRAGVGPKAYVLGGLLWLPIPIVAGFLGLAAPALGIGISQPDTVGPLVAATLLGDVGAVLVFIVVFCSLASSIDSLLAATSDLVVNDIAEPLVPGSVTQRQKRLWSGVSIVALGGLAWAVALPNVSDLATVLFFAGPLVGSCIWPIVGGLYYRRPGPIAAASAMVAGSLIGLAAYFLIGWMVASLVGAAVSGIVFAVLVWLRPNGYDFKLLSAPATRPQDVADDGSSSVSPAGA